Proteins from one Hirundo rustica isolate bHirRus1 chromosome 28, bHirRus1.pri.v3, whole genome shotgun sequence genomic window:
- the ANXA4 gene encoding annexin A4, producing the protein MATVKGISTFNAEQEAQALRKAMKGLGTDEDAIIETLTKLNASQRQQVLITYKSTIGRDLIDDLKSELSGNFEKVIIGLMTPTAMYDVHELRRALKGAGTDEGCLIEILASRTNAEIQRINENYKLQYGSTLEDDIVSDTSSMFRRVLVSLATGNRDEGTFVDEALAQQDAQCLYAAGEKKWGTDEVQFMSILCTRNRCHLLRVFDVYRAIANKDITESIKSEMSGDLEDALLAVVKCLRNKPAYFAERLYKSMKGLGTDDSTLIRVMVSRSEIDMLYIRREFLATYGKSLHSFIKGDCSGDYRKVLLRLCGGED; encoded by the exons ATG GCAACAGTCAAGGGCATCTCAACTTTCAATGCTGAGCAAGAAGCACAGGCACTAAGGAAGGCCATGAAGGGACTGG GCACGGATGAAGACGCCATCATTGAGACCTTGACCAAACTGAACGCTTCCCAACGTCAGCAAGTTCTGATCACCTATAAAAGCACTATTGGCAGG GATTTGATTGATGACTTGAAGTCTGAGCTGAGTGGGAATTTTGAAAAGGTGATCATTGGTTTGATGACTCCTACCGCCATGTATGACGTGCATGAACTGAGGAGGGCTCTAAAG ggagcagggacagatgAAGGCTGCCTGATTGAAATCCTGGCTTCTCGCACCAACGCGGAGATTCAGCGCATCAATGAGAACTACAAACTCC AGTATGGCTCCACCCTTGAGGACGACATTGTCTCTGACACATCCTCCATGTTCCGCAGAGTCCTCGTGTCCCTCGCCACA GGTAACAGAGATGAGGGAACATTCGTGGATGAGGCCCTTGCTCAACAAGATGCTCAG TGCCTGTATGCAGCTGGGGAGAAGAAATGGGGAACGGATGAGGTGCAGTTCATGTCCATCCTCTGCACACGGAACAGGTGCCACCTGCTCAGAG TTTTTGATGTGTACAGAGCGATTGCTAATAAGGACATCACAGAGAGCATAAAATCTGAGATGTCAGGAGACCTTGAGGATGCTTTGTTAGCTGTGG TAAAGTGCTTGAGGAATAAACCTGCTTATTTTGCTGAAAGATTGTACAAATCCATGAAG GGCCTGGGCACCGATGACAGCACGCTGATCCGGGTGATGGTGTCCCGCTCAGAGATAGACATGCTCTACATCAGGAGGGAGTTCCTGGCCACGTACGGCAAATCGCTCCACTCCTTCATTAAG GGAGACTGCTCAGGGGACTACAGGAAAGTTCTGCTCAGGCTGTGTGGTGGGGAGGATTAA